From a region of the Danio aesculapii chromosome 4, fDanAes4.1, whole genome shotgun sequence genome:
- the LOC130221944 gene encoding gastrula zinc finger protein XlCGF26.1-like: MSHPEPCKIKNEDSEQQIDLIEENEGSKEEEHHVKIEEKAHLETDGILKKRGKNRFTCTQCGKSLADKSKLKIHMMNHTGEKPFTCTQCGKSFSQSSHLNLHKRIHTGEKPFTCTQCGKCFNCSSHLNKHMRIHTGERPFTCSQCGKSYNCSSHLNKHMRIHTGEKPFTCTQCGKSFIQSSSLNKHMRIHTGEKPFICTQCGKSFSQSSSLNQHIRIHTGEKPFTCTQCGKSFSRSMFLNKHMTVHTGEKPFTCTQCGKSFSQSSHFNLHTRIHTGEKPFTCTQCGKSFSQSSNFNKHMRIHTGEKPFTCTQCGRSFSHLSHLNQHMRIHTGEKPFTCIQCGKSFSQSSSLNQHMIIHTGEKPYTCTQCGKSFNCSSYLNIHMRIHTGEKPFTCTQCGKSFSRSSSLNLHMMSHTREKPFTCT, from the exons ATGAGCCATCCAGAACcctgcaaaattaaaaatgaagactctgaacaacaaatag acctaattgaagagaatgaggggagtaaagaggaggaacatcatgtcaaaattgaggaaaaagctCATTTagagactgatggtattttaaaaaagagaggcaagaatcgtttcacctgcactcagtgtggaaagagtttggcagacaaaagcaaacttaagattcacatgatgaaccacactggagagaaaccattcacatgcactcagtgtgggaagagtttcagccaatcatcacaccttaatctacacaagaggatccacactggagagaaaccattcacatgcactcagtgtgggaagtgttttaactgctcatcacaccttaataaacacatgaggatccacactggagagagaccattcacttgttctcagtgtgggaagagctataactgctcatcacaccttaataaacacatgaggatccacactggagagaaaccattcacatgcactcagtgtgggaagagtttcatccaatcatcatcccttaataaacacatgaggatccacaccggagagaaaccattcatatgcacccagtgtgggaagagtttcagccaatcatcgtCTCTTAATCAACACAttaggatccacactggagagaaaccattcacatgcactcagtgtgggaagagtttcagccgatcAATGttccttaataaacacatgacagtccacactggagagaaaccattcacgtgcactcagtgtgggaagagtttcagccaatcatcacacttTAATCTACacacgaggatccacactggagagaaaccattcacatgcactcagtgtgggaagagtttcagccaatcatcgaactttaataaacacatgaggatccacactggagagaaaccattcacttgcactcagtgtgggagaagTTTCAGCCActtatcacaccttaatcaacacatgaggatccacactggagagaaaccattcacatgcattcaatgtgggaagagtttcagccaatcatcatccctgaATCAACACATGattatccacactggagagaaaccatacacatgcactcagtgtgggaagagttttaactgctcatcataCCTTAatatacacatgaggatccacactggagagaaaccattcacatgcactcagtgtgggaagagtttcagccgatcATCGTCCCTTAAtttacacatgatgagccacactagagagaaaccatttacttgcacttaa